Below is a genomic region from Deltaproteobacteria bacterium.
TGTTTTCAGTGAGTTAAGGCATTGACGTCGCGTCGCGGATAAACCCTCTGATTCACTTCCTGTGGGTACCTAAACGCTACCCGAATCGAGAAGCAAAGGAGGCGCCAACATGCCCAAGATCACCAAGCGAACGGTCGACGCCCTCCGACCCACGGAGCGCGAGCGCGTCGTCTGGGACGACGACATGACCGGGTTCGGCGTTCGTGTGCACCCCACCGGCCGGAAGGTCTACATCGTCAAGTACCGTCACGAGGGCCGCGCCATCAAGGCCACCATCGGACCCCACGGTCCCATCACCCCGGCCGCCGCGCGGGCGCGCGCCGCAGAGATCGTAACCCTCGCCAGGACCGGCCGCGACCTTGAGGGGAAGACGCCCCGCACCA
It encodes:
- a CDS encoding Arm DNA-binding domain-containing protein produces the protein MPKITKRTVDALRPTERERVVWDDDMTGFGVRVHPTGRKVYIVKYRHEGRAIKATIGPHGPITPAAARARAAEIVTLARTGRDLEGKTPRTRSGGFTMAELARRFLDEYAPGHLKQRSAKLYRQIIGKR